acctcagctactttttctctaaaagcctttattttcgacgcacatgcacgaaggccaacctgtataggaacgatgtaaaccactttacgcactgttctgagaattactataacgttgtattttaatcacgttcatagataattaaaaaaacccacaagttctctttattctgcttccaaatctataatgaattgcattaaaatgacattttgttattaatttaacaccaaaaacagagacccgtaaaggcaaactctttaaactacatgacgtcatttttgtgtttgtcaaatcgtgatgacgtcatatttagtaccgacaaagtcattggtttgtaagcgtcaaattgtccaatagtattgttcgttagaccaatgcagaatatttctcactgagaaaatatggaaaatattttccctgttatgagtgaccgctgggataataaatagaggataataaacgagttaccagttattatcagatttatgtcctgagtgaaataaatttcacttgtcactcggtaaagctcgtgacaagtgaacattagttcactcaggacataaattttataactaataactcgtttattatcctctatatattattttatttaaatttaaaaagcgTACAAACCATTATTGTGATAAAATGGTGTTATGGTTTGTTACCATGCAGTAAACAGCTTACTTAAGTTTTGCACTAAACGGGTTTGTTTTATGTGTTCATGTTAAAGGTGAAACATCTATCATAGTTGTCTTCGACTATTCgtgttaaaataatgaaataacattGACTTAATAATATAACAGACACTTGCGGCCGATAATTTTATTGCGGCTGACCGCATACCTTTTTCAAAGCATACGCATCGCATTCAATGgtaatataccggcctcggtgtcgtcgtggttaggccatcggtctacaggctggtaggtactgagttcggatcccagtcgaggcatggtatttttaatccagataccgactccaaaccctgagagagtgctccgcaaggctcaatgggtaggtgtaaaccacttgcaccaaccagtgatccataactggttaaaaaaggccatggtttgtgctatcctgcctgtgggaagcgcaaataaaagatcccttgctgctaatcggaaagagtagcccatgaaatggcgacagcgggtttcctctcaaaatctgtgtggtccttaaccatatgtctgaagccatataaccgtaaataaaatgtgttgaatgcgtcgttaaataaagcatttctttctttcaatggtAATAGTGTATTTTAAATAGCATCCGCGCCACATCCAACGTAATCGAACCATTAGGAACATAAAGCGAACTGAAATTACACTGGGATCTCGGATACATTTTGCTATAACCGTGTAGTAACACCACAGTCCAGTTCAAACAATTCACAAGtaccaaaattaattattgttcaTGTTATGCgaatataaaatatgtgtttgtcaCTTTACTGTCTGTGTGTccctatgtctgtctgtttactGTCTGTAAGCTTTGTCTTTATGTACCTGTGTCTGGTTGTATTTTTGCATTCATGTCCGCCTGGCTGCCTATGTATTTCTGTTATTGTCGAAAGAGGTTAAGACGTATTGTCAAAAAAAGGTGGTAGTCCCTAGACTTAACTATATGAATTTTCCcggacatatatatattaaacataatttagATTCCACATAAACTTAGGCAAATTAATTgtaattgttgttattatttgtgttcTCTTTGTTTGCAGATCTCCATTATCTTGCTGGGAGCCTTGTGCTCGATGGTCTCCGGACTAGGATACAAGGACCCCTTCCCTGGAGGCTTCTTGAACGATCCTGCTTTCCCTTCTTTTGGAAACATTTTCAACAACCCCTACGAGTTAAGTAATACGTACAAGCCAAGTGGATACAAGAACAATAAGTACATTCCACACAAGCCACAAGGCTACAAGCCATCTAGCAAGAAGTATCCAGACTATAAGCCAACTGGTTACCCTAGCAAACCTGACTACAAGCCATCTGGTTATCCCCATGATGACTATAAACCAAAATACTCTCAACACAAACCATCCGGTTACCCTCAACACGACGACTACAAACCATCCGGTTACTCTCAAAACAAACCATCCGGTTACCCTCAACACAAACCATCCGGTTACCCTCAACACGACGACTACAAACCATCTGGTTACCCTCAACACGACGACTACAAACCATCTGGTTACCCGACTAAGACATATTACAAACCATCTGGTTACCCTCAACACAAACCATCTGGTTACCCTAAACACGACGACTACAAACCATCCGGTTACCCTCAACACAAACCATCCGGTTACCCTCAACACGACGACTACAAACCATCCGGTTACCCTCAGCACGATGACTACAAACCATCCGGTTACCCTCAACATAAACCATCCGGTTACCCTCAACACAAACCATCCGGTTACCCTCAACACAAGCCATATGGTTACCCTCAACACAAACCATCCAGTTACCCTCAACACGACTACAAACCATATGGTTACCCTCAACACGACGACTACAAAACATCTGGTTACCCGACTAAGACATACTACAAACCATCTGGTTACCCTCAACACAAACCATCTGGTTACCCTAAACACGACGACTACAAACCATCCGGTTACCCTCAACACAAACCATCCGGTTACCCTCAACACGACGACTACAAACCATCCGGTTACCCTCAACACGACGACTACAAACCATCTGGTTACCCTCAACACGACGACTACAAACCATCCGGTTACCCCAAGAAAAACAACTACAAGAAGTATGACTACAAACCAGACGGTTACCAGCAATATAAACCTTACGGTTACAGGGCCAACAACGATAACAACTACAAGTCAGGCAGCGGTTACAAGTCCAAGCCATACGGATACAAACCCAAGCCATACGGTTACAAGCCAAAGCCATACGGTTACAAACCCAAGCCATACGGTTACAAGCCAAAGGTCGATCGCAACGCCATCTTTTCCATCGTGAGCGCCGGAGTTCCGGGGTATTACGGCCATTGATCAGACAAAAAGACAGTGAGTCATCGATACCATAGCGACGTCTGTGGACTGGGGGGTCAAGGAACAAAATTAACTCTTTGTACGTTAGTGACATGGACAATCGAGTCCGTAAAGTTTTGCGCAAGCTCATGTGGACTTATTTGGATATTTTAGAAATGAGTCTGTGTGCCTGGTTAGTCCGTTTGTCTAGATTTTTTTCTTGTAGTTCAGTTTTTGTAAGATGAATAACGAACAGCAAACATTGGTATAAAATGTTAAACTACATATaacatgtcttgtgatatatttttttgtcttttatttttagatattattgtaatgtttagTGACCTGGAAGACAAAACATGGAACCACTGTTGGGTTCTTTGAGTGTATttggtcatatatatttttaaatacttatgCTCGATTTTAAGGTCCCACGGGAATTTTCTGAAGAAAACTAATGACCATCAGAAATCGATGTACTATGTCCCGAAGataaaaaaaaggagaagattATTGGTGCCAATCTGGTATTTTGGAGGCAGGcgtcataatgatgtcatcaaaGATGGCAATAGTTTTGAATTTCGAATTTATCTGTAATGAATTATAGAACGCCTGCTTTTTTGTCAATTTTCATAGAAGTCGGTGTGGACTAATGTTCAAACACACTCTAACCCTGGGACTCTACATAGGCTAATACTTCGCTTTTGCTGACAGTATACATTGCTTTTGTCACTTAGCGAAAACACAACTACTTCGCTACAACAATCAAACAGCGGCTTTTTTTTATAGCTAAGCGAATCAgtctctgtggtgtcgtggctAAGACATCGAGTTTAAAGAGATTATCCCgtgtgctgcattgtaagaatgaatgaatgaatgtttaacgacaccccaggatgaaaaatacatcggctattgggtgtcaaactatggtaatgcaaacaaataaagtgatgatcaacatcaatataaaaattcaagatttaaataaaaacagtttaatgaactgtgcaaaaaatacaaatatcacagataagacactgacttttactcaaaatgtcAATAGGATCTCGCAGaaaaggggatttgtgctgtattggccattctcaaagagcaCTGTAAGATGCTTTCGACTTATAAAATATTGCAACGACTAcaattacatataaataaattttcgtgtctgtatattcaaggtgtttctgatcgtcctgaTATTTTAAGTATCCCAAACTgcaagaaggaagaaaggaaatagtttattaacgacgcactcagcacattttaatttacggttgtatggcgtcggacatatgattaaggaccacacagatactgagggaggaaacccgctgtcgccacttcacggactactcttttcgattaactgcaagggatcttttatatgccccatcccatagtcaggatagcacaagccacgccctttgatataccagtcgtggtgcactggctagaacgagaaatagcccactgacggagattgatcctaaaccgaccgcacatcaagcgagcgttattaccactgggctacgtctcgccgtCTCACCCCTCAAAGTGTGACCTggtgcaaatattagaacgatcagaaataccacatatattttatttagaaaaatatatttaataagtaattacagtcgttaaaaatctCTGTTGGTCCACATCATCTTAATGTTTGCCAAAACCCCCCagaggatagtccctttaagactAGTACCAACTGGGATCTCATCCTAGTACAGTCCTGTTTCTAAATCGGAGGCCGTTGTAATAATCCAGTTAAATCTAATTTTGATATTGGCAGGAGAATAATTTGAAACACATTCTAGTATTTAGAAAGGTtaaagatgttttttgtttgacgacaccactagagcacaattagTTATTAactattggctattggatgtcaaccatttggtaattcgtgCATATtctcttagagagaaaacccgctacatttttccattagtagcaagggatctgatatatgcaccatccaacagacagaataacacatagcccggcctttgatataccagtcgtggtgcactggatggaacgagaactaACCCAATAGGGCCACAGGCGGGGGTCGATcatagaccgatcgcgcatcgagcgagcggtttacaactgggctatgcCCCCACCCCCTTGACAGCGCATCGAActagcgctttactactgggctatcgACCGCGTATCAAACGAActagcgctttactactgggctatcgaccgcgtatcaaacgaacgagcgctttactactgggctatgtcccgtcccgcTACTGGATGTTTAACGATATAAAGtacaatcacgctgtcctggacgcGAAATTGCCTGTCAAAGGTAAACATTTGTGAATTAATTTCAGGTTATGCCTAATCACTTTTTCACAATCTAAGAACCGGCGTTTGTAGTACATTCAGCGAAACTGTTTTCCGCTCTTGTTCGAACATTTTAAAGGACCTTGAAGTATTTGCGGGGgcaggacgtatcccagtggtaaagcgttcgcttgatgcgcggtcggtctagggtcgatccccgtcggtgtgcccattaggctattttttcgctccagccaatgcaccacgactggtatatcgcaAGCAATTCTGAACCTACCATCCATTCGTACTTCCTCGTGGATATTAACACTACAAAGGACGaaagaaacaaacttttgtCATATACTACGTTTAATCCTCAGGTGTACTacatatgaaaaattaaaaaaagaagaatatgaTGTATATCgtgtcttttaaaaacaaatcaattatTTTGGTTTACGTTCAACAGCATCAGTCCTGTTAGCGTCAGTCCTGTTAGCACTGGAGATGCTTACAACTGCAGAATGCGGGGATGACCAAGCGAGTGTAGACAATAGGATTTCCACCGTAGGTATTCTCACAATACGCCCACACCGACACGTGCCGGAAGTTCTTGGCGCATATTGCTTTTAACCCTGGAAGATCAGACTTGTAACACGAATTATTGCAAGTCCCatgtctaaaataaaaatataaaatataaagaaatgatacatacttacataaatacatacatacatacatacatgcatacatacatacattaatatgcgttaatatatatgcatataatcCTCTATCTCGACatatatacactatatagatattcatacaaacaatacatacatatatcaatacatacatacatacatatgtacgtacatgcatacatacatacaataattatatatagatagatacatacaaaatatcattgGTCAGGTTGACGCAGACAGCATCTCTCAATtttcgcggtcggtctgggatcgatccccgtcggtgggcccattgggctatttctcgctccagccagtgtaccacgactggtatatcaaaggtcgtcgtgtgtgctatcctgtctgtgggatgatgcatataaaagaccccttgctgctaatcggaaagagcagcccatggagtgatgacagcgggtttcctctctcaatatctgcgtatggtccttaaccatataaccgtaaataaaatgtgttgagtacgtcgttaaataaaacatttccttccttccttccttccttccttccttccttccttcctctctagTTTTACACGGTTCTATCTTCTTATTACGCGAAATCAAAAATACGTGTGGTTCCGGTTAACCGACCGACCCTAAACAAAATCAATTATCATCTACagtaaaccttttttttccGCCTACTGAtcttcaaaacatttgttttaaatgttacttTACCTACCTACtttacctacctaccctaatttaTTTTCAGGTGCAACcagaaccacacatatttttatttaactttatatGGATCAAGCTCCACCATGACACTGATGTTCGACTGTTCGTTAAACCAGGACCCGTGTTCAGCGACAAGAAGcaacgctaacgttcgcgaacagCTGTTTGACGGGTTCGCGGTGTGGTCATTTTggtttaaagccgcacgccctagttccatccagcgaaaataaattataatttggttaatctacaaacctgtaacacacttagatcacgtttttatcaaatggagtgaaaaaacaggttttatatcgataaataccatgggaatccccatgtcccaattgcttgaaataattttgaaagttag
The sequence above is drawn from the Gigantopelta aegis isolate Gae_Host chromosome 6, Gae_host_genome, whole genome shotgun sequence genome and encodes:
- the LOC121374612 gene encoding adhesive plaque matrix protein-like, whose product is MKISIILLGALCSMVSGLGYKDPFPGGFLNDPAFPSFGNIFNNPYELSNTYKPSGYKNNKYIPHKPQGYKPSSKKYPDYKPTGYPSKPDYKPSGYPHDDYKPKYSQHKPSGYPQHDDYKPSGYSQNKPSGYPQHKPSGYPQHDDYKPSGYPQHDDYKPSGYPTKTYYKPSGYPQHKPSGYPKHDDYKPSGYPQHKPSGYPQHDDYKPSGYPQHDDYKPSGYPQHKPSGYPQHKPSGYPQHKPYGYPQHKPSSYPQHDYKPYGYPQHDDYKTSGYPTKTYYKPSGYPQHKPSGYPKHDDYKPSGYPQHKPSGYPQHDDYKPSGYPQHDDYKPSGYPQHDDYKPSGYPKKNNYKKYDYKPDGYQQYKPYGYRANNDNNYKSGSGYKSKPYGYKPKPYGYKPKPYGYKPKPYGYKPKVDRNAIFSIVSAGVPGYYGH